One Pseudonocardia sediminis DNA window includes the following coding sequences:
- a CDS encoding ribonuclease domain-containing protein: MLATLAALLLAALPSTAFASTPAPAAAAAPAAVTAPSAVPGESSGLPVRALSSLPAQATDTYRLIQRGGPFPYSRDGITFQNREGILPARSGGYYREYTVPTPGSSDRGARRIVTGSADEVYYTGDHYSSFVVVDVSR, from the coding sequence CTGCTCGCGACCCTCGCCGCGCTGCTGCTCGCCGCCCTCCCGTCGACGGCGTTCGCGTCCACCCCGGCTCCCGCCGCGGCCGCCGCACCCGCCGCCGTCACCGCCCCGTCCGCGGTGCCGGGGGAGAGCTCCGGCCTCCCGGTCCGCGCGCTGAGCTCCCTGCCCGCCCAGGCCACCGACACCTACCGCCTGATCCAGCGCGGCGGCCCGTTCCCCTACTCCCGCGACGGCATCACGTTCCAGAACCGGGAGGGCATCCTCCCGGCGAGGTCGGGCGGCTACTACCGCGAGTACACGGTCCCGACGCCCGGTTCGAGTGACCGCGGCGCGCGGCGGATCGTCACCGGCTCGGCCGACGAGGTCTACTACACCGGTGACCACTACTCCAGCTTCGTCGTCGTGGACGTGAGCCGATGA
- a CDS encoding LLM class flavin-dependent oxidoreductase, with protein sequence MPVEFLGIGATHNGSETTPRTGPAFDPEYTLALARAHEETGWDRVLTAYGSGSPDPAQAAAYIADHTENLQLLLAHRPNVSYPTFAAKTVATLDQISRGRLTLHVITGGNDHEQQREGDTLSKDQRYARTREAIQIYKKAWTEREPFDFHGEHYDFSDFVLDVEPAQKPRPRISFGGSSAAAYEVGAQEADIYALWGEPLAGTAEQIETITSLARAAGRPAPTFQVAFRPILGRTESEAWEKAHATVATIRERTANGQQLTRRHKLTNPENAGSQRLLSVAEKGEVHDRALWTVTAEATGGAGNSTALVGTPETVAAALLDYYDLGVRILSARGYDLLEDAKEFGREVIPLVRQEVARRDAAAAAA encoded by the coding sequence ATGCCCGTCGAGTTCCTCGGCATCGGCGCCACGCACAACGGCTCGGAGACGACGCCGCGCACCGGCCCCGCGTTCGACCCCGAGTACACCCTGGCCCTGGCCCGCGCCCACGAGGAGACCGGCTGGGACCGCGTCCTGACCGCCTACGGCTCCGGCAGCCCGGACCCGGCGCAGGCCGCGGCCTACATCGCCGACCACACCGAGAACCTGCAGCTCCTGCTCGCGCACCGCCCGAACGTCTCGTACCCGACGTTCGCCGCGAAGACCGTCGCGACGCTGGACCAGATCAGCCGCGGGCGCCTGACCCTGCACGTGATCACCGGCGGCAACGACCACGAGCAGCAGCGCGAGGGCGACACCCTGTCCAAGGACCAGCGCTACGCCCGCACCCGTGAGGCGATCCAGATCTACAAGAAGGCGTGGACGGAGCGGGAGCCGTTCGACTTCCACGGCGAGCACTACGACTTCTCCGACTTCGTCCTCGACGTCGAGCCGGCGCAGAAGCCGCGCCCGCGCATCTCCTTCGGCGGGTCCTCCGCGGCGGCCTACGAGGTGGGCGCGCAGGAGGCCGACATCTACGCCCTGTGGGGCGAGCCGCTGGCCGGGACGGCCGAGCAGATCGAGACGATCACCTCGTTGGCCCGCGCCGCCGGGCGTCCGGCGCCGACGTTCCAGGTCGCGTTCCGGCCCATCCTCGGACGCACCGAGTCCGAGGCCTGGGAGAAGGCGCACGCCACCGTCGCCACGATCCGCGAGCGCACCGCGAACGGTCAGCAGCTGACGCGCCGGCACAAGCTCACGAACCCGGAGAACGCCGGCTCGCAGCGCCTGCTCTCGGTTGCCGAGAAGGGCGAGGTGCACGACCGCGCACTCTGGACGGTCACCGCGGAGGCCACCGGCGGCGCCGGCAACTCCACCGCCCTGGTCGGGACGCCGGAGACCGTGGCCGCGGCGCTGCTGGACTACTACGACCTCGGCGTGCGGATCCTGTCGGCCCGCGGCTACGACCTCCTCGAGGACGCCAAGGAGTTCGGACGCGAGGTGATCCCCCTGGTCCGCCAGGAGGTCGCCCGTCGCGACGCCGCCGCAGCCGCGGCCTGA
- a CDS encoding LLM class F420-dependent oxidoreductase produces MKIGLHIADFTYPSGPAGLADDLSRIAAAAEEEGFARVSVMDHVWQIRPVGPIENDMLEAYTTLGYLAARTEKVDLLTWVTGVTYRDPGMLAKLVTTLDVLSKGRAWLGIGAAWNDEESAGLGLFFPPTAERFERLEETLQICLQMWGDDEGPYEGKHYTLGRTMNVPQSLTRPHPPILIGGGGEKKTLRLVAQYAQACNLFGGPDLERKLDVLRRRCEEVGRDYGDVEKTVMAPLDPSDPKALVEQLAGYAKLGVQHVHGWVPGVSEIEPLRVLGREVIPAAAQM; encoded by the coding sequence GTGAAGATCGGACTGCACATCGCGGACTTCACCTACCCCAGCGGCCCGGCGGGCCTGGCCGACGACCTCAGCCGGATCGCCGCCGCCGCGGAGGAGGAGGGGTTCGCCCGCGTCAGTGTCATGGACCACGTCTGGCAGATCCGCCCGGTGGGGCCGATCGAAAACGACATGCTCGAGGCGTACACGACGCTGGGCTACCTCGCGGCCCGCACCGAGAAGGTCGACCTGCTGACCTGGGTCACCGGCGTCACCTACCGCGACCCGGGGATGCTGGCCAAGCTCGTCACCACCCTGGACGTCCTGTCCAAGGGTCGCGCATGGCTCGGTATCGGCGCCGCCTGGAACGACGAGGAGTCGGCCGGTCTGGGACTGTTCTTCCCGCCGACCGCGGAGCGTTTCGAGCGGCTGGAGGAGACGCTGCAGATCTGCCTGCAGATGTGGGGCGACGACGAGGGCCCGTACGAGGGGAAGCACTACACGCTGGGCCGGACCATGAACGTCCCGCAGTCGCTGACCCGGCCGCACCCGCCGATCCTGATCGGCGGCGGCGGGGAGAAGAAGACGCTGCGCCTGGTCGCGCAGTACGCGCAGGCCTGCAACCTGTTCGGCGGGCCGGACCTGGAGCGCAAGCTCGACGTCCTGCGCCGGCGCTGCGAGGAGGTCGGCCGCGACTACGGCGACGTCGAGAAGACGGTCATGGCCCCGCTCGACCCGAGCGACCCGAAGGCCCTGGTCGAGCAGCTGGCCGGCTACGCGAAGCTCGGCGTGCAGCACGTCCACGGCTGGGTGCCGGGCGTCTCGGAGATCGAGCCCCTGCGCGTCCTCGGCCGCGAGGTCATCCCCGCCGCCGCGCAGATGTGA